A region of Staphylococcus sp. IVB6181 DNA encodes the following proteins:
- the ribD gene encoding bifunctional diaminohydroxyphosphoribosylaminopyrimidine deaminase/5-amino-6-(5-phosphoribosylamino)uracil reductase RibD, whose product MNRFLQYAIQLAKMAEGQTGVNPAVGSVVVKDGKIVGLGAHLKQGEKHAEVQALDMAGYAAKGATIYVSLEPCTHFGSTPPCVNKIIEAGIKKVVYAMKDITLDSPGDDILAAAGIEVDYQHQPEAEAMYTDFFKAKQAQIPEVTLKVSVSLDGKQATDEGQSKWITNPGVKQEVFLQRARHDAILTGAGTVAADNPSLTVRLEGERQPVRVILARSGNLDWNQNIFHDPTSPVYVYTENNQIKTDELQSHLQVIVLDDCSIKTVLKDLYKKGIGSVYVEAGPKVTSQFLQSQCVQTLIIYYAPKVIGGSGAYQFYQTDSILPLEQVPQFEIDHSEIIDQNIKVVLRKK is encoded by the coding sequence TTGAATCGTTTTTTACAATATGCTATACAATTAGCAAAAATGGCTGAAGGCCAAACAGGTGTTAACCCTGCAGTCGGTTCTGTGGTTGTCAAAGACGGCAAAATTGTCGGACTCGGCGCACATTTGAAGCAGGGAGAAAAACATGCTGAAGTACAAGCATTAGATATGGCTGGATATGCAGCAAAAGGTGCAACCATCTATGTATCTTTAGAACCTTGTACACATTTTGGATCCACGCCGCCGTGTGTTAATAAAATTATCGAAGCGGGGATTAAAAAAGTTGTCTATGCTATGAAAGACATTACTTTGGATTCTCCTGGAGATGATATTTTAGCAGCGGCAGGTATTGAAGTGGATTATCAGCATCAGCCTGAGGCAGAAGCAATGTATACAGACTTTTTTAAAGCTAAACAAGCACAAATACCAGAAGTAACATTAAAGGTAAGTGTAAGTTTGGATGGTAAACAAGCTACGGATGAGGGTCAAAGCAAATGGATTACCAATCCTGGCGTTAAACAAGAAGTGTTTTTGCAGCGTGCACGTCATGATGCAATTTTGACCGGTGCAGGTACTGTTGCTGCGGATAATCCGAGTTTAACGGTGAGGTTAGAAGGTGAACGCCAGCCCGTTCGCGTGATATTAGCACGCAGCGGTAATTTGGATTGGAACCAGAACATATTTCATGATCCGACTTCGCCCGTCTATGTATACACAGAAAATAACCAAATAAAAACAGATGAACTTCAATCTCACTTACAGGTGATTGTACTTGATGATTGTTCAATTAAAACTGTTTTAAAAGATTTATATAAGAAAGGTATCGGCTCAGTCTATGTTGAAGCCGGTCCTAAAGTGACTTCCCAATTTCTCCAATCGCAGTGTGTACAAACACTGATTATTTACTACGCCCCGAAAGTAATTGGAGGTTCTGGCGCTTATCAGTTTTATCAAACTGACAGCATTTTACCGCTGGAACAAGTTCCTCAATTTGAAATTGACCATTCTGAAATCATTGATCAAAATATCAAAGTTGTATTAAGAAAGAAGTGA
- a CDS encoding FAD/NAD(P)-binding protein: protein MRVAIIGMGTAGVSILRQLEQHSYFKELEIDVYDNAKNMGQGVPFQNDSSQLLINLPSKDMSLNLNDQEEFYKWYEDQDEFKFDNAAYLPRFVFGHYMKSYLERFSNQYDNIHIITEKATEMFLEKGFEKDAQIQYFVCTNHQHEACRQYDYVFLTVGTMSYHDPYKLKGLKGFIKSPYPTYETLNTVNGTDDIAVIGTGLSSLDVIRYVVKHHPNLPLTAVSRKGELPSVRGEMPDITLKYVTKDNFNNIIKSHFGVVPLESAIHLFKQECEELNIPLEQLVHRRVGDPIKDLKYDLAHPEILSVFQSLLETIKENMNWIWNSLSIEDQKIFMKEYMPILKANSNPMPPRTARLLIEEIENGHLIIKKDLAEVTQENDTFIFKYNDDTKTERYNVVINATGPRTQLKDLDEDDAFLIDIANRQIVQAHPMGGIQIVPETNQVISPRYGTLPHLIAIGQITNGINQARNGVNMIVRQSVQAVESLYEYHAENR, encoded by the coding sequence TTTAAAGAACTAGAAATAGATGTGTATGATAATGCGAAAAATATGGGGCAAGGTGTGCCTTTTCAAAACGACAGTTCCCAATTATTAATCAACTTGCCGAGTAAAGACATGTCGTTGAATTTAAATGACCAAGAAGAATTTTATAAATGGTATGAAGACCAAGATGAATTTAAATTCGATAACGCTGCGTATTTGCCGAGATTTGTATTCGGCCATTACATGAAAAGCTATTTGGAACGTTTCAGCAATCAGTATGACAATATACATATCATTACTGAAAAAGCGACTGAAATGTTTTTAGAAAAAGGGTTTGAAAAGGATGCACAGATTCAATATTTTGTATGTACGAATCATCAGCACGAAGCATGCAGACAATATGACTATGTCTTCTTGACTGTCGGAACAATGTCGTATCATGATCCATACAAACTCAAGGGATTAAAAGGATTTATCAAATCACCGTATCCGACATATGAAACGCTGAATACAGTGAATGGCACAGATGATATCGCAGTTATCGGTACTGGATTATCCAGTTTAGATGTTATTCGTTATGTTGTTAAACATCATCCCAACTTGCCTTTAACAGCTGTAAGCAGAAAAGGAGAGTTGCCGAGTGTCAGAGGTGAAATGCCTGATATTACATTGAAATATGTAACAAAAGACAACTTTAACAATATTATCAAATCTCATTTCGGCGTGGTACCGTTAGAATCTGCTATCCATTTGTTTAAACAAGAGTGCGAAGAATTGAATATTCCGTTAGAACAATTAGTACATCGACGTGTCGGAGATCCGATCAAGGATTTAAAATATGATTTGGCGCATCCTGAAATCTTAAGTGTTTTCCAAAGTTTGTTAGAAACTATCAAAGAAAATATGAACTGGATTTGGAATAGTTTGAGCATCGAAGATCAAAAGATTTTCATGAAAGAATACATGCCGATACTTAAAGCTAATTCTAATCCGATGCCGCCGCGTACTGCGCGTTTATTGATTGAAGAGATTGAAAACGGTCATTTAATTATTAAAAAAGATTTAGCAGAAGTGACACAAGAAAATGATACGTTTATCTTCAAATATAATGATGATACCAAAACAGAACGATACAACGTTGTAATTAATGCGACAGGACCGCGCACACAACTTAAAGATCTAGATGAAGATGATGCATTCTTAATAGATATTGCGAATAGACAAATTGTTCAAGCGCACCCGATGGGCGGGATTCAAATTGTGCCGGAGACCAATCAAGTAATTAGTCCAAGATACGGGACTTTGCCGCATTTAATTGCGATCGGTCAAATCACTAATGGTATCAATCAAGCACGTAACGGTGTCAATATGATAGTGCGTCAATCTGTACAGGCTGTTGAGAGCCTGTATGAATATCATGCTGAAAACAGATAA
- a CDS encoding riboflavin synthase — MFTGIVEEIGMIDRMTTEQNVIKMTIACQTIIEDMHIGDSISVNGACLTVTSFDSSSFDVNVIKGTEDKTYLSQLTKGNRVNLERAMPSQGRFGGHFVLGHVDEVGSIIKIRPSANSNIVTVQCPASITDQMVQQGSITVDGTSLTIFRLDHGQFDIHLIPETKRSTVLGQKRVGDKVHLEADMLFKYVQKAISNDKSELTKEKLMQFGF, encoded by the coding sequence ATGTTTACCGGTATTGTAGAAGAAATCGGTATGATTGATCGAATGACTACAGAACAAAATGTCATCAAAATGACGATAGCATGTCAAACTATCATAGAAGATATGCATATCGGTGATTCAATCAGTGTGAATGGTGCATGTTTAACAGTGACTTCCTTTGATTCATCTTCCTTTGATGTCAATGTCATTAAAGGAACCGAAGACAAAACTTATTTATCGCAGCTGACAAAAGGCAATCGTGTGAATTTAGAGCGTGCCATGCCCAGTCAAGGCAGGTTCGGCGGACATTTTGTATTAGGACATGTTGATGAAGTAGGGTCGATTATTAAAATCAGACCTTCTGCCAACTCTAACATCGTAACTGTACAATGTCCTGCATCGATTACAGATCAAATGGTTCAGCAAGGTTCTATCACTGTTGATGGAACAAGTTTGACGATTTTCAGACTTGACCATGGACAATTTGATATCCATTTGATTCCTGAAACTAAACGATCGACGGTTTTAGGTCAGAAACGTGTGGGCGATAAAGTTCATTTAGAAGCGGATATGTTATTTAAATATGTACAAAAAGCAATTTCAAATGACAAGTCGGAATTGACTAAAGAGAAACTTATGCAATTCGGCTTTTAG